A stretch of the Chitinophaga sp. Cy-1792 genome encodes the following:
- a CDS encoding aldo/keto reductase, producing MKYNQLGKSALQVSEIAFGCMSLTKGAADNIRLIHAAMAAGINLFDTADLYDHGDNERMLGEALKDTRREEVIIATKVGNQWRADKSGWDWNPRKDYIIAAVEESLRRLHTDYIDLYQLHGGTIEDPVSETIEAFETLVQQGKIRYYGISSIRPEVIRAYVQQSNIVSVMMQYSLLDRRPEEAALPLLLEHNIGVLARGTVAKGLLAGKEPASYLNFSADQVAAAAAAVARESVPGRGPAETAIRYVLQQPAVSSAVLGIRTDKHLQDALAADKAPALDEKTIAALSASIPANVYEQYR from the coding sequence ATGAAATATAATCAACTGGGGAAATCTGCATTACAGGTAAGCGAAATTGCCTTCGGATGTATGTCGCTGACAAAAGGTGCCGCGGATAATATAAGGCTGATCCATGCCGCAATGGCAGCAGGTATCAACCTGTTTGATACGGCGGACCTATACGATCACGGCGATAATGAACGTATGCTGGGAGAAGCCCTGAAAGATACACGCAGAGAGGAGGTGATCATTGCCACGAAAGTAGGTAACCAATGGAGAGCAGATAAAAGCGGTTGGGATTGGAACCCACGTAAAGACTATATCATCGCTGCAGTGGAAGAGAGTCTGCGCCGCCTCCATACAGATTATATCGATCTGTATCAGCTGCATGGCGGAACAATCGAAGATCCTGTCAGTGAAACGATAGAAGCCTTTGAAACGCTGGTACAGCAAGGAAAGATCCGCTACTACGGTATTTCGTCCATACGCCCGGAGGTTATCCGCGCCTATGTACAACAGTCAAACATCGTCAGCGTAATGATGCAATACAGTCTGCTGGACAGGCGCCCGGAAGAAGCGGCATTACCGCTGCTGCTGGAGCATAACATTGGCGTACTCGCCAGGGGGACGGTAGCAAAAGGACTGCTGGCAGGCAAGGAACCGGCCAGTTACCTCAATTTTTCTGCTGACCAGGTAGCTGCAGCTGCCGCGGCAGTGGCCCGTGAATCGGTACCGGGAAGAGGTCCGGCGGAAACAGCCATCCGCTATGTATTACAGCAACCCGCTGTTAGCAGCGCTGTACTAGGTATTCGCACAGACAAACATCTACAGGATGCCCTGGCTGCAGATAAGGCCCCGGCGCTGGACGAAAAAACCATCGCTGCCTTGTCGGCAAGTATTCCTGCCAACGTCTATGAACAATACAGGTAA
- a CDS encoding glycoside hydrolase family 105 protein yields the protein MTKLALLCLGLGISGICSAQDIDDAAVVRKVADYAVAHAAFKFIGDNNQTYTVSKDIPASVKAKISDHLSEWHYPNGVLNIAMVDLGAYLKDDKYSNFAKQHVAFAFDNYKYFEARQKAGEKYSGYPFNQLINTRVLDDCGAMGASVIDVYNSVKRPDYKAYIDNAANHISNKQERLPDGTLCRPNPYKWTLWGDDLYMSVPFLARMGKLSGDKKYFDDAVAQIKHFSHYLWDEKAGLYVHYYYEDLKRQGVAHWGRANGWIMLAKVQLLNYLPENHPGRAEVIADVTRQILGVAPYQSASGIWHQVLDRNDSYTETSCTAMFVYCIAKGVNDGWLDKRYITIAEKGWEGLVKEKITEDGQLKDVCIGTNTSADISFYYNRPTELNDFHGVGPVIEAGIEVARYHAANPPKKK from the coding sequence ATGACTAAACTAGCCTTACTATGCCTTGGACTCGGCATTTCCGGTATATGTTCCGCGCAGGACATAGACGATGCCGCGGTTGTCCGTAAAGTAGCTGATTACGCGGTTGCCCATGCTGCCTTTAAGTTTATTGGAGATAATAACCAGACTTATACAGTAAGTAAAGACATTCCCGCCAGCGTTAAAGCGAAAATCTCCGATCATTTAAGTGAATGGCATTATCCTAACGGGGTATTGAATATTGCCATGGTGGACCTGGGTGCTTACCTGAAAGATGACAAGTACAGCAATTTCGCCAAACAGCATGTGGCTTTTGCTTTTGACAACTATAAATATTTTGAAGCCCGTCAGAAAGCCGGGGAGAAATATTCCGGCTATCCATTTAACCAGCTCATCAATACCAGGGTACTGGACGATTGCGGGGCTATGGGGGCCAGTGTTATCGATGTGTATAACTCCGTGAAACGCCCGGATTATAAAGCATATATCGACAATGCAGCAAATCATATCAGCAATAAGCAGGAGCGCCTGCCTGACGGAACGTTATGTCGTCCTAACCCTTACAAATGGACGCTGTGGGGCGATGACCTGTATATGAGCGTTCCTTTCCTTGCCAGGATGGGAAAACTGAGTGGTGATAAAAAATATTTCGATGACGCAGTAGCGCAGATAAAACATTTTTCCCACTACCTCTGGGACGAGAAAGCAGGCTTATATGTGCATTACTATTACGAAGACCTGAAAAGACAGGGCGTTGCACACTGGGGCCGTGCCAATGGCTGGATCATGCTGGCAAAAGTGCAGCTGCTGAACTACCTGCCGGAAAATCATCCGGGTCGTGCAGAAGTCATTGCTGACGTAACCAGGCAGATACTCGGCGTGGCGCCTTATCAGTCGGCCAGCGGTATCTGGCACCAGGTACTCGATCGTAATGATTCCTATACAGAAACTTCCTGCACCGCCATGTTTGTGTATTGCATCGCGAAAGGTGTTAACGATGGCTGGTTAGACAAACGTTATATCACCATTGCGGAAAAAGGCTGGGAAGGACTGGTAAAAGAGAAGATTACAGAAGACGGGCAGCTGAAAGACGTTTGCATCGGCACCAATACCTCTGCGGATATTTCTTTCTACTATAACCGCCCGACAGAGCTGAACGACTTCCATGGCGTTGGCCCTGTAATTGAGGCAGGTATTGAAGTAGCAAGATACCATGCGGCTAATCCGCCAAAGAAAAAATAA
- a CDS encoding TraR/DksA family transcriptional regulator → MSLLLNVPETDKAIAQAAGALVDNSQHWYLPNAAYGRLKEVQQWILPPSAYLILSDILLIAQGSCVCPHCGHTNKVISLASDSFYEKDMNERDEEVWLEQDFFSIFHRITTISDNLKEFLTDNFSRYHLTQPTDNTPAYWYNHCEQCHQAIDDHRLMQSPGCPFHPRNEEEATAITLHAYPMKFAPLMDAGYERNYHQRLIAEFAKRI, encoded by the coding sequence ATGTCATTACTACTGAATGTTCCGGAGACAGATAAAGCTATTGCGCAGGCAGCAGGCGCATTGGTTGACAACAGTCAGCACTGGTATTTACCCAATGCAGCATATGGCAGGTTAAAAGAAGTGCAGCAATGGATACTTCCTCCCTCCGCTTACCTCATCCTTTCAGATATTTTATTGATCGCGCAAGGTTCCTGTGTATGTCCGCATTGTGGTCATACCAATAAGGTTATCTCACTGGCAAGCGATTCTTTCTATGAAAAAGATATGAATGAAAGAGATGAAGAAGTTTGGCTGGAACAAGATTTTTTTTCGATTTTCCACAGAATAACCACGATTTCAGACAATTTGAAGGAGTTTTTAACGGATAATTTCTCCCGTTATCATCTCACCCAACCCACAGACAATACACCCGCCTACTGGTACAACCATTGTGAACAATGCCACCAGGCCATCGATGATCACCGTTTGATGCAAAGCCCCGGCTGCCCCTTTCACCCGCGAAATGAGGAAGAAGCAACCGCCATAACACTGCACGCATACCCCATGAAATTCGCCCCGCTGATGGACGCCGGCTATGAACGGAATTACCATCAACGACTCATCGCTGAATTTGCAAAACGGATTTAA
- a CDS encoding N-acetylmuramoyl-L-alanine amidase: MMNSTMKNIAGLATAMLMLLCCTRCAHNPYAATNKKYRHQAKALSKTVKQQPSGLKGADGIQAPYWVGTTNFNLRKPNFVIIHHTAQNSCEQTLKTFTLERTQVSAHYVVCRNGMVHHMLNDYLRAWHGGLAKWGNLTDINSSSIGIELDNNGAEPFPDVQIQSLIILLDSLKHRYSIPVANFIGHGDIAPVRKNDPSRLFPWQQLAEKGFGLWYDDTTNISVPQYFNDLQALRIIGYDIRDTSAAVMAFKRHFIPQDTLPGFSENDRKILWSLQQKNQ, encoded by the coding sequence ATGATGAATAGTACGATGAAAAACATCGCCGGACTCGCAACAGCAATGCTGATGCTATTGTGTTGCACCCGATGTGCACATAACCCTTATGCGGCCACGAACAAAAAATACCGCCACCAGGCGAAGGCGCTCAGCAAAACGGTAAAGCAACAGCCCTCCGGTTTAAAAGGCGCCGACGGTATTCAGGCCCCATATTGGGTAGGTACTACCAATTTCAATTTGCGTAAACCAAATTTTGTTATCATCCACCATACTGCCCAGAACTCCTGTGAGCAGACCCTGAAAACCTTCACCCTTGAACGGACACAGGTAAGCGCCCACTACGTAGTATGCAGAAATGGTATGGTACATCATATGCTGAACGACTACCTCAGGGCATGGCATGGTGGCCTCGCCAAATGGGGAAATCTGACAGATATTAACTCATCGTCCATAGGGATTGAACTCGATAATAACGGTGCTGAGCCCTTCCCGGATGTCCAGATCCAAAGCCTGATCATACTCCTGGACTCCCTGAAACACCGCTACAGCATCCCGGTCGCTAATTTTATCGGACACGGAGATATCGCACCAGTAAGGAAAAATGACCCCAGCAGACTATTCCCATGGCAACAACTTGCCGAAAAAGGCTTCGGACTCTGGTACGATGATACCACCAATATCTCCGTACCACAGTACTTCAACGACCTTCAGGCACTTCGTATAATCGGTTACGATATAAGAGATACCTCCGCCGCAGTGATGGCCTTTAAAAGGCATTTTATCCCACAGGATACACTGCCCGGATTTTCAGAGAATGACAGGAAAATACTCTGGAGCCTGCAACAGAAAAATCAATAA
- a CDS encoding LUD domain-containing protein codes for MNLNPRDQVMEAVRSNLPSEKVAYPETPAFAKTITVMLPAFEERIREAGATLYKPASLAAAQALLEEQYGDASVICSATPDLKGNLDIHSIKNPHDLADVDVGIIRARFGVAENGMVWLTQEDLVVNSLGFLSQHLVILLQPTELVADMYDAYMRVFLDDTAYGCFMMGPSATADIGAVLVHGAQGARSLSVYLV; via the coding sequence ATGAATCTCAACCCACGTGACCAGGTAATGGAGGCCGTTCGTAGCAACCTCCCCTCAGAAAAGGTAGCCTATCCGGAAACACCGGCATTCGCTAAAACCATTACAGTTATGTTACCGGCATTTGAAGAACGTATCAGAGAGGCGGGCGCCACCCTGTATAAACCGGCTAGTCTGGCAGCAGCACAGGCTTTGCTGGAAGAGCAGTATGGAGATGCCAGCGTGATCTGTTCAGCCACCCCTGACCTGAAAGGTAACCTCGACATTCACAGCATTAAGAACCCGCATGACCTGGCCGATGTAGATGTTGGTATTATCCGTGCGCGTTTTGGCGTTGCTGAAAATGGAATGGTATGGCTTACGCAGGAAGACCTGGTGGTCAATTCACTTGGATTTTTATCTCAACACCTGGTCATCTTACTACAACCAACAGAACTGGTAGCAGATATGTACGATGCCTATATGCGTGTATTCCTCGACGATACTGCCTATGGCTGTTTTATGATGGGGCCGTCTGCAACGGCAGATATCGGGGCAGTATTAGTCCATGGCGCCCAGGGTGCGCGTAGCTTAAGTGTTTATCTTGTTTAA
- a CDS encoding lactate utilization protein B, with protein sequence MSSKRVDVAANAAAFIDKDDIHEPFHDEHLWAARMKRDAAARAVPEWEALRDLASQIKAHTLTHLDHYLELFEANATRHGAKVYWARDAAEHNQHVLDILSSRNINSVIKSKSMLQEECNMTAFLETRGITVTESDLGERIQQLDNQPPSHIVMPAIHKTAGDIAEIFAKAIGTDPNNADPQYLTEAMRQDARQRFLKAGAGMTGANFAIAETGSFVVCTNEGNADIGASVPPVHIASIGIEKLLPKVQDLGIFIRLLSRSALGTLATQYTSHFTGPRNGGELHIILTDNGRSKRLGLPDFWHSLKCIRCGACMNTCPVYRRSGGLAYGATYSGPIGIILDPTFDESKYSELPYHSTLCGSCTEVCPVKIDISDQILKWRKVMAEKKYLPISRRLAFGAAGKVFEHPGLFHGAETAASAAMKITPHFLLYNRSLNPWGRHRELPHFAKQTFREWYLQYKQPDKEPSPKEL encoded by the coding sequence ATGTCATCAAAACGTGTGGATGTAGCAGCCAATGCTGCTGCTTTTATTGACAAGGACGATATTCATGAACCCTTTCATGATGAGCACCTGTGGGCGGCAAGGATGAAAAGAGATGCTGCTGCCAGGGCTGTTCCTGAATGGGAAGCATTGCGTGATCTGGCTTCGCAGATAAAGGCCCATACGCTCACCCATCTTGATCATTACCTGGAGCTGTTTGAAGCGAATGCAACACGGCATGGTGCAAAAGTATACTGGGCCCGCGATGCCGCAGAACATAACCAGCATGTACTGGATATTCTTTCTTCCAGAAATATAAATTCGGTTATTAAGAGTAAGTCCATGCTGCAGGAAGAATGTAATATGACCGCCTTCCTCGAAACCCGTGGCATCACCGTTACGGAATCCGACCTGGGAGAGCGTATACAGCAGCTGGATAATCAGCCGCCCAGTCATATAGTCATGCCTGCCATTCATAAAACGGCAGGAGATATTGCGGAGATATTTGCCAAAGCTATCGGTACAGACCCCAATAATGCAGACCCGCAGTACCTTACTGAAGCCATGCGGCAGGATGCGCGGCAGCGCTTTCTGAAAGCCGGCGCCGGTATGACAGGGGCTAATTTCGCCATAGCAGAAACCGGCAGCTTCGTGGTATGTACCAACGAAGGCAATGCCGATATAGGCGCCAGCGTGCCGCCGGTGCATATCGCTTCCATAGGTATAGAAAAACTGTTGCCGAAGGTGCAGGACCTGGGAATATTTATCCGGTTGTTGTCGCGCAGTGCCCTGGGGACGCTGGCTACGCAGTACACCTCTCATTTTACCGGCCCCCGGAATGGTGGAGAACTTCATATCATACTTACCGATAATGGCCGAAGCAAGCGGCTGGGGCTTCCCGACTTCTGGCATTCGCTGAAGTGCATTCGTTGCGGCGCCTGCATGAATACCTGCCCGGTGTACCGCCGTAGCGGCGGATTGGCTTATGGCGCTACCTATTCGGGGCCTATCGGTATTATACTTGATCCTACATTTGATGAATCCAAATACAGCGAATTACCTTACCACTCTACCTTATGTGGCTCCTGTACGGAAGTATGTCCGGTGAAGATTGATATCAGCGACCAGATATTAAAATGGAGGAAGGTAATGGCAGAGAAGAAATACCTGCCTATCAGCAGGCGACTGGCCTTTGGCGCGGCCGGAAAGGTATTTGAGCACCCCGGGTTGTTTCATGGTGCGGAAACGGCTGCCAGCGCAGCTATGAAAATCACGCCTCATTTTTTACTGTACAATCGTAGTCTGAACCCGTGGGGGCGTCACCGTGAGTTACCGCATTTCGCAAAGCAAACCTTCAGAGAATGGTACCTACAATATAAACAACCAGACAAGGAACCATCACCAAAAGAACTTTAA
- a CDS encoding DUF6515 family protein, giving the protein MKNRILGLLVLTGLLSTCTVFSAYAQRGGHGGGGGHFGGGGGHFGGGGFGGSRVMSAPSAHYSSPRINPGSSGRIVRGSGPAVVGSGHISGGSRTVIVHGSGWVHGGYPGYYRYYHGWRPYYGYYYPPLGFFVSALPFGYFSLGAAFGPMYYYGGSYYAPVDDSNQDEGYKVVDAPVGALVPDLPDGASEVQVNGQSYYDVNGTYYQEVMTDNGRRYKVVGKNIDGNNQAAAPATNPATNNTGNTPAANPNFVTELPAGARSVTINGQEYYLTPDGMYYQATTNNGVAGFTIVGKMNAGQ; this is encoded by the coding sequence ATGAAAAACAGAATATTAGGACTGTTGGTGCTGACTGGACTTTTAAGCACCTGTACAGTTTTCTCAGCCTATGCACAAAGAGGAGGTCATGGAGGTGGCGGAGGCCATTTCGGCGGTGGTGGTGGTCACTTCGGTGGTGGCGGATTTGGCGGTTCACGCGTAATGTCTGCTCCATCAGCCCACTATTCTTCACCAAGAATTAACCCGGGATCATCCGGACGTATTGTCCGCGGTAGTGGTCCGGCAGTAGTAGGTTCCGGACATATTTCCGGAGGCAGCAGAACTGTAATAGTGCACGGTAGCGGATGGGTCCATGGCGGATATCCCGGCTACTATCGTTATTATCACGGATGGCGCCCTTACTACGGCTATTATTATCCTCCACTTGGCTTCTTTGTATCCGCTCTGCCATTCGGATACTTCTCTTTAGGTGCAGCATTTGGTCCAATGTATTATTATGGCGGTTCCTACTATGCTCCGGTTGACGACAGCAACCAGGACGAAGGGTACAAAGTAGTGGATGCCCCTGTTGGCGCGCTCGTACCGGATCTTCCGGATGGAGCCAGCGAAGTACAGGTAAATGGTCAATCTTACTACGACGTGAATGGTACTTATTACCAGGAAGTGATGACAGACAACGGCCGCAGATATAAAGTGGTCGGTAAAAACATTGACGGTAACAATCAGGCTGCCGCTCCGGCAACGAACCCGGCTACCAACAACACCGGCAACACGCCTGCTGCTAACCCCAATTTTGTCACAGAACTCCCTGCGGGTGCCAGAAGCGTAACCATCAACGGACAGGAATATTACCTCACTCCTGATGGTATGTACTACCAGGCAACTACCAACAATGGGGTTGCAGGATTTACGATAGTAGGTAAAATGAATGCCGGCCAATAA
- a CDS encoding VOC family protein — translation MKKLLLSGLMFLLAVTGNSTFAQAQSSMHPSLNHIAIYVVDLNKSTAFYRDIIGLETMDEPFKDGRHSWFKVGPHSQVHVISGAKEATFHDKNMHLCFSVASMQEFVDRLNKNHVSFEDWPGKAGAITKRVDGVQQIYLKDPDGYWLEINDDKF, via the coding sequence ATGAAAAAGTTACTACTGTCCGGATTGATGTTTTTACTGGCAGTCACCGGCAATTCCACGTTTGCACAGGCACAAAGCAGCATGCACCCTTCATTGAATCATATAGCCATTTACGTTGTCGACCTGAACAAAAGCACTGCTTTCTACAGAGACATCATTGGCCTGGAAACCATGGACGAGCCCTTCAAAGATGGCCGTCATAGCTGGTTTAAAGTGGGACCTCACTCACAGGTACACGTTATATCCGGCGCTAAGGAAGCCACCTTCCACGACAAAAACATGCACCTCTGTTTTTCCGTAGCCTCCATGCAGGAATTTGTTGACAGACTTAATAAAAACCATGTCAGCTTCGAAGACTGGCCCGGCAAAGCAGGCGCCATTACCAAACGTGTAGACGGCGTTCAGCAGATCTATCTCAAAGATCCTGACGGCTACTGGCTGGAAATCAATGACGATAAATTCTAA
- a CDS encoding YgcG family protein, translating to MKVKSLLLFLMVLLFACQSDKSKFGPENIPDPKKTGNGYVSDPYHMLSESAVSEANSLISSLDQEGKAQIAVVLQESIGNNDAKDFAHKLFNTWKIGDAATNNGLLIFLVRDAHKLVFETGKGLEGDLPDITCFHIEQDYMIPKIKEDNYDAAFIDGLKSVASLLHTGNYAFDQVTDTLATVDSSLLAADGVAESAVAGDDSLVYAPAQNFAEATPAGDDYTDTYASREPGTGFFIGLIFCFIISYILMYQCFGRRKKIKKKVNSDIPEDMPVNIGDIPNDFLSPGWKGLLLIHVCAWGLLWFLETRFDIRLGFFICLLAYYITWTVFLHFAILIINLRAAAALRGADRHTRWQRLEAAHLHLVFAGFVFPLPFLFLYMRYFKRRQLSLRNTPYECPTCHQLMHKLDEKTEDHYLDKAQVIEEQLQSVDYDVWVCDKDNYQMVLDYTDLHIAIAVCPSCDHKTYQCKKTKTLKRATESSTGRGVKTYLCAACGYSHDYQFIIPKISSSSSSSSGSSSSSSSGSWGGGSSGGGGASSSW from the coding sequence ATGAAGGTAAAGTCGTTACTGCTGTTTTTAATGGTACTGCTTTTTGCCTGCCAGTCCGATAAATCGAAGTTCGGACCGGAAAATATCCCTGATCCCAAAAAAACGGGTAACGGTTATGTGAGCGACCCCTATCACATGCTGTCTGAATCAGCAGTGAGCGAAGCCAACTCATTGATCAGCTCCCTGGACCAGGAAGGTAAAGCCCAGATTGCCGTAGTCTTGCAGGAAAGTATTGGAAATAATGATGCAAAGGATTTTGCACATAAATTATTTAATACCTGGAAAATCGGCGATGCCGCCACCAATAACGGGCTGCTGATCTTTCTCGTCCGTGATGCGCATAAACTGGTTTTCGAAACAGGAAAAGGACTGGAGGGAGATCTTCCCGATATCACCTGTTTTCATATCGAGCAGGATTATATGATCCCTAAGATCAAGGAAGATAATTACGATGCCGCTTTTATAGATGGTTTAAAATCTGTTGCCTCCTTGCTACATACCGGCAACTATGCCTTTGACCAGGTAACGGATACCCTTGCCACGGTCGACTCCTCCCTGCTGGCAGCCGATGGCGTAGCAGAGAGTGCGGTTGCAGGTGATGATTCATTGGTATATGCCCCCGCACAGAATTTCGCGGAAGCTACGCCCGCAGGAGACGACTACACGGATACCTATGCAAGCCGTGAGCCCGGTACCGGCTTCTTCATAGGACTGATATTCTGTTTTATCATCTCCTATATACTGATGTACCAGTGTTTTGGCAGAAGAAAAAAGATAAAGAAAAAAGTTAACAGTGATATCCCGGAAGATATGCCGGTGAATATCGGTGATATCCCGAACGACTTCCTCAGCCCCGGATGGAAAGGGCTTTTGCTCATCCACGTATGTGCATGGGGGTTATTATGGTTCCTGGAAACCAGGTTTGATATCCGACTGGGGTTCTTTATCTGCCTGCTGGCTTATTATATTACCTGGACCGTTTTCCTGCATTTCGCCATACTGATAATAAATCTTCGTGCCGCCGCCGCATTGCGCGGGGCCGACAGGCATACACGCTGGCAGCGACTCGAAGCCGCGCACCTGCACCTGGTATTCGCAGGGTTTGTGTTCCCGCTGCCTTTCCTGTTCCTGTATATGCGCTATTTCAAACGCAGACAGCTGTCTCTTCGTAATACACCTTATGAATGCCCTACCTGCCATCAGCTGATGCATAAGCTGGATGAAAAAACAGAAGACCATTATCTGGATAAGGCGCAGGTAATAGAAGAACAGCTGCAGTCTGTAGATTATGATGTATGGGTATGTGATAAAGATAATTACCAGATGGTTCTCGATTATACGGATCTGCATATAGCCATTGCCGTATGTCCTTCCTGCGATCATAAAACGTACCAGTGCAAGAAAACCAAGACATTGAAACGCGCTACAGAATCTTCAACAGGCCGCGGTGTTAAAACCTATTTATGTGCTGCCTGTGGTTATTCACACGATTATCAGTTTATCATTCCTAAAATATCATCCTCTTCCTCTTCTTCTTCAGGATCTTCCTCTTCATCCTCTTCCGGAAGCTGGGGTGGGGGTTCTTCCGGTGGCGGCGGTGCCAGCAGCAGCTGGTAA
- a CDS encoding ADP-ribosylglycohydrolase family protein, protein MLQQVSGTLFGVAIGDALGVPVEFKTLAYLQNTPVTDMIGYGSWNQPPGTFSDDTSLTLCTAESLIGGYDINNMAQLFVKWYGEAYWTAHNNVFDIGHTTRRALHRVATGTSPLVSGGFEDFENGNGSLMRISPLVFQLANEMDIEKRYQMVKEVSTITHQHFRSVFACFIYVEFLRILLVEKDIFNAYQRLQHTIHSFLAVRQFNPNEIKLFKRVLQDNLASLKEQEINASGYVIHTLESAIWCFLTTKSYEECVLKAVNLGEDTDTTGAVAGALAGIYYGHDAIPTKWIDGVARSSDISQLAQRFAAALNFQPA, encoded by the coding sequence ATGCTGCAACAAGTTAGCGGTACTCTCTTTGGCGTGGCCATCGGCGATGCATTAGGCGTACCTGTAGAATTCAAAACCCTGGCCTATCTTCAGAATACTCCGGTAACAGACATGATCGGCTATGGCAGCTGGAACCAGCCTCCGGGCACCTTCTCCGATGATACTTCCCTGACCCTTTGCACCGCAGAAAGCCTGATCGGTGGCTACGATATTAATAATATGGCCCAGCTATTCGTAAAATGGTATGGTGAGGCCTACTGGACTGCCCATAACAATGTTTTTGATATCGGTCACACTACCCGCAGGGCTTTACATCGCGTGGCTACAGGCACCTCTCCCCTCGTCAGCGGCGGGTTTGAAGACTTCGAAAATGGTAACGGCTCACTCATGCGTATTTCTCCGCTCGTTTTTCAGCTGGCTAATGAAATGGACATCGAAAAAAGATACCAGATGGTGAAAGAGGTATCTACCATTACCCATCAACACTTTCGCTCTGTATTTGCCTGCTTTATATATGTAGAATTTTTACGTATTCTGTTGGTTGAAAAAGACATATTCAACGCCTACCAGCGTTTACAGCATACCATTCATAGTTTCCTGGCGGTACGGCAATTCAATCCCAATGAAATAAAGCTTTTCAAACGGGTATTGCAGGATAACCTGGCTTCTCTTAAAGAGCAGGAAATCAATGCTTCCGGGTATGTCATCCATACGCTGGAAAGTGCGATCTGGTGTTTCCTGACCACTAAATCATATGAGGAATGCGTGCTGAAAGCCGTTAACCTTGGAGAAGATACAGACACCACCGGTGCGGTAGCCGGTGCCCTGGCCGGTATTTATTATGGTCATGACGCTATTCCGACAAAATGGATCGATGGTGTGGCGCGGTCTTCCGATATCAGCCAGTTAGCCCAAAGATTCGCAGCAGCATTAAACTTTCAGCCTGCTTAG
- a CDS encoding DJ-1/PfpI family protein, whose protein sequence is MQKLKVGMLLFPDMTILDFTGPYEVFSKAWCFEVIPVAVNTDPVKVEGGLIIQAAVSYHDCPQLDVIFVPGGKGINPLLTDKQTISFLQQQAEKARYITSVCTGALVLAAAGLLDGYKATTHWRSLELLRMFGVETVEARVVKDRNRITGGGVTAGIDFGLSFAATIAGEELAKVIQLQLEYNPQPPFHAGSPKTAEMPVLQKTRELTQLMLETRKKIIKELLSTSLQTNS, encoded by the coding sequence ATGCAAAAGCTAAAAGTTGGGATGCTATTGTTTCCGGACATGACCATCCTGGATTTCACCGGTCCATATGAGGTTTTTAGCAAAGCCTGGTGCTTTGAAGTGATTCCGGTAGCCGTTAATACCGACCCGGTTAAGGTAGAAGGTGGCCTCATCATCCAGGCTGCCGTGAGCTATCACGACTGCCCACAGCTGGATGTCATCTTCGTACCTGGCGGAAAAGGAATCAACCCCTTACTGACCGATAAACAAACGATCAGCTTTTTGCAGCAACAGGCAGAAAAAGCCCGGTATATCACCTCCGTTTGTACCGGCGCCCTGGTATTGGCCGCAGCAGGATTGCTGGATGGCTATAAAGCCACCACACACTGGCGCTCGCTCGAACTGCTACGCATGTTTGGCGTGGAAACAGTAGAAGCGCGGGTGGTGAAAGACCGCAACCGCATTACCGGCGGTGGCGTCACTGCCGGCATCGACTTCGGACTATCCTTTGCGGCCACCATCGCAGGTGAAGAGCTGGCCAAAGTAATCCAGCTCCAGCTGGAATATAACCCGCAACCGCCATTTCATGCAGGATCTCCTAAAACTGCTGAAATGCCTGTACTGCAAAAAACAAGAGAACTGACACAACTGATGCTCGAAACCAGGAAGAAAATTATTAAAGAACTCCTGTCAACTTCTTTACAGACTAACAGCTGA